Proteins from a single region of Parambassis ranga chromosome 16, fParRan2.1, whole genome shotgun sequence:
- the LOC114448017 gene encoding protein lifeguard 1 has protein sequence MDQTTANSDGEPRPLPNNPQAYGQSSYTGMSYQVGNGNITVVSPPGAYDNIVHPEDPAAVGEGKQHSQSPPVYSYGMEDSAFNDATIRRGFIRKVYLTLMIQLLVTVGIICAFLYWETLRRWTWANHWFSYTMMAAVMVLILALSCCVNLRRQVPLNFIALSLFTVAEGLMLGSVSVYFAAEAVLWAVGATALVSFSLSLFALQSKWDFTGLSGSLWVFAWTLVSFALLCAILRSQYVYITYACLGTLLFSLYLVFDTQLIVGGKHRKYEVSPEEYVFAALNLYLDIVSLFLLLLQLIGLCQ, from the exons ATGGACCAGACTACTGCCAACAGTGATGGTGAACCTCGCCCTCTTCCAAACAACCCTCAGGCCTATGGACAAAGTTCTTATACAGGGATGAGCTACCAG GTTGGAAATGGCAACATCACAGTGGTCTCTCCTCCTGGCGCCTACGATAACATCGTCCATCCTGAGGACCCAGCAGCAGTTGGAGAAGGCAAGCAGCACAGTCAATCTCCACCTGTGTATTCTTACGGCATGGAGGATAGCGCCTTCAATGATGCCACTATACGAAGAG gCTTTATAAGAAAAGTCTACTTGACCTTGATGATTCAGCTGCTGGTGACTGTCGGGATTATCTGTGCTTTTCTTTACTG GGAAACACTCAGGCGATGGACGTGGGCCAACCACTGGTTTTCTTACACCATGAT GGCAGCGGTGATGGTGCTCATTCTGGCCTTATCCTGCTGTGTCAACCTCCGTCGTCAAGTCCCGCTCAATTTTATTGCCCTGAGCCTGTTT ACTGTTGCAGAGGGCCTGATGCTCGGATCCGTGTCGGT GTACTTTGCAGCTGAAGCAGTTCTGTGGGCAGTGGGAGCAACAGCCCTGGTGTCCTTCTCCTTGAGTCTGTTCGCTCTGCAGTCAAAG TGGGACTTCACTGGATTAAGTGGGAGCCTGTGGGTGTTTGCCTGGACCCTCGTGTCATTCGCATTGCTTTGTGCGATCCTCCGATCACAG TATGTTTACATCACATACGCCTGCCTGGGAACCTTGCTGTTTTCTTTG TACTTGGTGTTTGATACCCAGCTTATCGTGGGTGGGAAACACAGGAAGTATGAAGTCTCTCCTGAAGAGTATGTGTTCGCTGCTCTCAACCTCTATTTGGACATTGTGTCActgttcctcctgctgctgcagctcatcggCCTCTGCCAGTGA